From Oryctolagus cuniculus chromosome 17, mOryCun1.1, whole genome shotgun sequence, a single genomic window includes:
- the TMC8 gene encoding transmembrane channel-like protein 8 isoform X5, whose amino-acid sequence MSWSGPGPGPEPAAEALWEQELARLCASRVPLRALPYAMVDKRLIRRLREPQGVKTSRWRQWQRRRRRAARRLGEAARRLSRGFGLWEGALYEIGGLFGTGVQAYFTFLRFLLLLNLLTLLVTASFVLLPLAWLHPPDPGPALNLTLQCPSGHQHHTGLPRFHNQFWNVLSGRAFNNTYLFYGAYRAGPERHSAYSIRLAYLLSPLACLLLCFCGTLQRMVKGLPQRPVLTRNYRAPLSAKVFSSWDFCIRVWEAAAIKKHEISNEFKVELEEGHSFLLAQQQSRAQRAVRLLTHVRVNLLFGLLVVGAISTIFWATKYSQDNKEEPLFVLLQYLPPGVMALVNFLGPQLFVSLAQLENFPPNTEVNLTLIWCVVLKLASLGMFSFSLGQTVLCVGGNRTGCAARGYNACDYQCWENSVGEELYKLLLFNFLLTAAFAFLVSLPRRLLVERLSGRFWAWLGREEFLVPKNVLDIVAGQTVTWMGLFYCPLLPLLNSVFIFLTFYIKKLVLLLGLLLAAAPLGYVVSSVHSSWDCGLFTNYSAPWQVVPELVALRLPPLGQRALGYLSSHAFGFPLLILLSIALTVCVSQARANARAIHTLRKQLVRQVQEKWHLVEDLSRLLPEPSPNEAPGPESPLSRASRPRSFRPGFPCPGSPGPSPPGPEPVHRFRFPSSRELWH is encoded by the exons ATGTCGTggtcggggccggggccggggccggagcCCGCGGCCGAGGCGctgtgggagcaggagctggcCCGGCTCTGCGCCTCCCGCGTGCCCCTGCGGGCGCTGCCCTACGCCATGGTGGACAAGCGGCTGATCCG GCGGCTGCGGGAGCCCCAAGGCGTGAAGACCTCGAGGTGGCGGCAGTGGCAGCGCCGGCGGCGGAGGGCTGCGCGGCGCCTGGGGGAGGCGGCCCGGCGGCTGTCCCGCGGCTTCGGGCTCTGGGAGGGGGCGCTCTACGAGATCGGGG GGCTCTTTGGCACCGGTGTCCAGGCCTACTTCACCTTCCTCCGCTTCCTGCTCCTACTCAACCTGCTGACCCTGCTGGTGACCGCCAGCTTTGTGCTGctgcccctggcctggctccacccccctgacccaggccctgccctgaacCTGA ccCTGCAGTGCCCCAGCGGCCACCAGCACCACACCGGCCTTCCGAGGTTCCACAATCAGTTTTGGAACGTGTTGAGTGGCAGG GCCTTCAACAACACCTATCTCTTCTACGGTGCGTACCGGGCCGGCCCCGAGCGGCACTCGGCCTACAGCATCCGCCTGGCCTACCTGCTCAGCCCGCTGGCCTGCCTGCTCCTGTGCTTCTGCGGGACTCTGCAGCG gatgGTGAAGGGGCTGCCCCAGAGGCCGGTCCTGACCCGGAACTACAGGGCGCCCCTCAGCGCCAAGGTCTTCTCCTCCTGGGACTTCTGCATCCGCGTGTGGGAGGCCGCCGCCATCAAGAAGCATGAGATCAGCAACGAGTTCAAG gtggagctggaggagggccacagcttcctgctggcgCAGCAGCAGTCGCGGGCACAGAGGGCCGTCCGCCTGCTCACCCACGTGCGCGTCAACCTCCTCTTTGGGCTCCTGGTGGTCGGGGCCATCAGCACCATCTTCTGGGCCACCAAGTACTCGCAGGACAACAAGGAG GAACCCCTGTTTGTGCTGCTCCAGTACCTGCCCCCCGGAGTAATGGCCCTGGTCaacttcctggggccacagctgtTTGTGTCCCTGGCCCAGCTGGAGAACTTCCCTCCCAACACAGAGGTCAACCTCACCCTCATCTG gtGCGTGGTGCTGAAGCTGGCCAGCCTGGGCATGTTCTCCTTCTCCCTGGGTCAGACCGTGCTGTGCGTCGGCGGAAACCGGACCGGCTGCGCGGCTCGCGGCTACAACGCCTGCGACTACCAG tgCTGGGAGAACTCGGTGGGCGAGGAGCTGTACAAGCTGCTGCTCTTCAACTTCCTGCTCACTGCGGCCTTCGCCTTCCTGGTCAGCCTGCCCCGCAG GCTGCTGGTGGAGCGCCTCTCCGGCCGCttctgggcctggctgggccGGGAGGAGTTCCTGGTGCCCAAGAACGTGCTGGACATCGTGGCCGGGCAGACGGTCACCTGGATGGGCCTCTTCTACTGCCCGCTGCTGCCTCTGCTCAACAGCGTCTTCATCTTCCTCACCTTCTACATCAAGAAg CTGGTGCTGCTCCTGGGCCTGCTGCTGGCCGCCGCGCCGCTGGGCTACGTGGTCAGCAG CGTCCACTCCTCCTGGGACTGCGGCCTCTTCACCAACTACTCGGCCCCCTGGCAGGTGGTCCCCGAGCTGGTGGCCCTGCGGCTGCCGCCCCTCGGCCAGCGCGCCCTCGGCTACCTCAGCTCCCACGCCTTCGGCTTCCCCCTCCTTATCCTGCTCAG CATCGCCCTCACCGTGTGCGTGTCCCAGGCCCGGGCCAACGCGAGGGCCATCCACACGCTCCGGAAGCAGCTGGTGCGG caggtgcaggagaaaTGGCACCTGGTGGAGGACCTGTCGCGACTGCTGCCGGAGCCAAGCCCGAACGAGGCTCCGGGCCCCGAGTCCCCTCTCTCCAGAGCTTCGCGCCCACGGTCCTTCCGCCCAGGATTTCCGTGCCCAGGCTCCCCCGGTCCCAGCCCCCCTGGACCTGAGCCGGTCCATAGATTCCGCTtccccagcagcagggagctgtggcactga
- the TMC8 gene encoding transmembrane channel-like protein 8 isoform X2 → MSWSGPGPGPEPAAEALWEQELARLCASRVPLRALPYAMVDKRLIRRLREPQGVKTSRWRQWQRRRRRAARRLGEAARRLSRGFGLWEGALYEIGGLFGTGVQAYFTFLRFLLLLNLLTLLVTASFVLLPLAWLHPPDPGPALNLTLQCPSGHQHHTGLPRFHNQFWNVLSGRAFNNTYLFYGAYRAGPERHSAYSIRLAYLLSPLACLLLCFCGTLQRMVKGLPQRPVLTRNYRAPLSAKVFSSWDFCIRVWEAAAIKKHEISNEFKVELEEGHSFLLAQQQSRAQRAVRLLTHVRVNLLFGLLVVGAISTIFWATKYSQDNKEEPLFVLLQYLPPGVMALVNFLGPQLFVSLAQLENFPPNTEVNLTLIWCVVLKLASLGMFSFSLGQTVLCVGGNRTGCAARGYNACDYQCWENSVGEELYKLLLFNFLLTAAFAFLVSLPRRLLVERLSGRFWAWLGREEFLVPKNVLDIVAGQTVTWMGLFYCPLLPLLNSVFIFLTFYIKKYTLLRNSRAPRRLFRASSTTFFFQLVLLLGLLLAAAPLGYVVSSVHSSWDCGLFTNYSAPWQVVPELVALRLPPLGQRALGYLSSHAFGFPLLILLSIALTVCVSQARANARAIHTLRKQLVRVQEKWHLVEDLSRLLPEPSPNEAPGPESPLSRASRPRSFRPGFPCPGSPGPSPPGPEPVHRFRFPSSRELWH, encoded by the exons ATGTCGTggtcggggccggggccggggccggagcCCGCGGCCGAGGCGctgtgggagcaggagctggcCCGGCTCTGCGCCTCCCGCGTGCCCCTGCGGGCGCTGCCCTACGCCATGGTGGACAAGCGGCTGATCCG GCGGCTGCGGGAGCCCCAAGGCGTGAAGACCTCGAGGTGGCGGCAGTGGCAGCGCCGGCGGCGGAGGGCTGCGCGGCGCCTGGGGGAGGCGGCCCGGCGGCTGTCCCGCGGCTTCGGGCTCTGGGAGGGGGCGCTCTACGAGATCGGGG GGCTCTTTGGCACCGGTGTCCAGGCCTACTTCACCTTCCTCCGCTTCCTGCTCCTACTCAACCTGCTGACCCTGCTGGTGACCGCCAGCTTTGTGCTGctgcccctggcctggctccacccccctgacccaggccctgccctgaacCTGA ccCTGCAGTGCCCCAGCGGCCACCAGCACCACACCGGCCTTCCGAGGTTCCACAATCAGTTTTGGAACGTGTTGAGTGGCAGG GCCTTCAACAACACCTATCTCTTCTACGGTGCGTACCGGGCCGGCCCCGAGCGGCACTCGGCCTACAGCATCCGCCTGGCCTACCTGCTCAGCCCGCTGGCCTGCCTGCTCCTGTGCTTCTGCGGGACTCTGCAGCG gatgGTGAAGGGGCTGCCCCAGAGGCCGGTCCTGACCCGGAACTACAGGGCGCCCCTCAGCGCCAAGGTCTTCTCCTCCTGGGACTTCTGCATCCGCGTGTGGGAGGCCGCCGCCATCAAGAAGCATGAGATCAGCAACGAGTTCAAG gtggagctggaggagggccacagcttcctgctggcgCAGCAGCAGTCGCGGGCACAGAGGGCCGTCCGCCTGCTCACCCACGTGCGCGTCAACCTCCTCTTTGGGCTCCTGGTGGTCGGGGCCATCAGCACCATCTTCTGGGCCACCAAGTACTCGCAGGACAACAAGGAG GAACCCCTGTTTGTGCTGCTCCAGTACCTGCCCCCCGGAGTAATGGCCCTGGTCaacttcctggggccacagctgtTTGTGTCCCTGGCCCAGCTGGAGAACTTCCCTCCCAACACAGAGGTCAACCTCACCCTCATCTG gtGCGTGGTGCTGAAGCTGGCCAGCCTGGGCATGTTCTCCTTCTCCCTGGGTCAGACCGTGCTGTGCGTCGGCGGAAACCGGACCGGCTGCGCGGCTCGCGGCTACAACGCCTGCGACTACCAG tgCTGGGAGAACTCGGTGGGCGAGGAGCTGTACAAGCTGCTGCTCTTCAACTTCCTGCTCACTGCGGCCTTCGCCTTCCTGGTCAGCCTGCCCCGCAG GCTGCTGGTGGAGCGCCTCTCCGGCCGCttctgggcctggctgggccGGGAGGAGTTCCTGGTGCCCAAGAACGTGCTGGACATCGTGGCCGGGCAGACGGTCACCTGGATGGGCCTCTTCTACTGCCCGCTGCTGCCTCTGCTCAACAGCGTCTTCATCTTCCTCACCTTCTACATCAAGAAg taCACGCTGCTGAGGAACTCCAGGGCCCCGCGACGGCTGTTCCGCGCCTCCAGCACCACCTTCTTCTTCCAGCTGGTGCTGCTCCTGGGCCTGCTGCTGGCCGCCGCGCCGCTGGGCTACGTGGTCAGCAG CGTCCACTCCTCCTGGGACTGCGGCCTCTTCACCAACTACTCGGCCCCCTGGCAGGTGGTCCCCGAGCTGGTGGCCCTGCGGCTGCCGCCCCTCGGCCAGCGCGCCCTCGGCTACCTCAGCTCCCACGCCTTCGGCTTCCCCCTCCTTATCCTGCTCAG CATCGCCCTCACCGTGTGCGTGTCCCAGGCCCGGGCCAACGCGAGGGCCATCCACACGCTCCGGAAGCAGCTGGTGCGG gtgcaggagaaaTGGCACCTGGTGGAGGACCTGTCGCGACTGCTGCCGGAGCCAAGCCCGAACGAGGCTCCGGGCCCCGAGTCCCCTCTCTCCAGAGCTTCGCGCCCACGGTCCTTCCGCCCAGGATTTCCGTGCCCAGGCTCCCCCGGTCCCAGCCCCCCTGGACCTGAGCCGGTCCATAGATTCCGCTtccccagcagcagggagctgtggcactga
- the TMC8 gene encoding transmembrane channel-like protein 8 isoform X4, with the protein MSWSGPGPGPEPAAEALWEQELARLCASRVPLRALPYAMVDKRLIRRLREPQGVKTSRWRQWQRRRRRAARRLGEAARRLSRGFGLWEGALYEIGGLFGTGVQAYFTFLRFLLLLNLLTLLVTASFVLLPLAWLHPPDPGPALNLTLQCPSGHQHHTGLPRFHNQFWNVLSGRAFNNTYLFYGAYRAGPERHSAYSIRLAYLLSPLACLLLCFCGTLQRMVKGLPQRPVLTRNYRAPLSAKVFSSWDFCIRVWEAAAIKKHEISNEFKVELEEGHSFLLAQQQSRAQRAVRLLTHVRVNLLFGLLVVGAISTIFWATKYSQDNKEEPLFVLLQYLPPGVMALVNFLGPQLFVSLAQLENFPPNTEVNLTLIWCVVLKLASLGMFSFSLGQTVLCVGGNRTGCAARGYNACDYQCWENSVGEELYKLLLFNFLLTAAFAFLVSLPRRLLVERLSGRFWAWLGREEFLVPKNVLDIVAGQTVTWMGLFYCPLLPLLNSVFIFLTFYIKKYTLLRNSRAPRRLFRASSTTFFFQLVLLLGLLLAAAPLGYVVSRWAGLRGQQRPLLLGLRPLHQLLGPLAGGPRAGGPAAAAPRPARPRLPQLPRLRLPPPYPAQHRPHRVRVPGPGQREGHPHAPEAAGAGAGEMAPGGGPVATAAGAKPERGSGPRVPSLQSFAPTVLPPRISVPRLPRSQPPWT; encoded by the exons ATGTCGTggtcggggccggggccggggccggagcCCGCGGCCGAGGCGctgtgggagcaggagctggcCCGGCTCTGCGCCTCCCGCGTGCCCCTGCGGGCGCTGCCCTACGCCATGGTGGACAAGCGGCTGATCCG GCGGCTGCGGGAGCCCCAAGGCGTGAAGACCTCGAGGTGGCGGCAGTGGCAGCGCCGGCGGCGGAGGGCTGCGCGGCGCCTGGGGGAGGCGGCCCGGCGGCTGTCCCGCGGCTTCGGGCTCTGGGAGGGGGCGCTCTACGAGATCGGGG GGCTCTTTGGCACCGGTGTCCAGGCCTACTTCACCTTCCTCCGCTTCCTGCTCCTACTCAACCTGCTGACCCTGCTGGTGACCGCCAGCTTTGTGCTGctgcccctggcctggctccacccccctgacccaggccctgccctgaacCTGA ccCTGCAGTGCCCCAGCGGCCACCAGCACCACACCGGCCTTCCGAGGTTCCACAATCAGTTTTGGAACGTGTTGAGTGGCAGG GCCTTCAACAACACCTATCTCTTCTACGGTGCGTACCGGGCCGGCCCCGAGCGGCACTCGGCCTACAGCATCCGCCTGGCCTACCTGCTCAGCCCGCTGGCCTGCCTGCTCCTGTGCTTCTGCGGGACTCTGCAGCG gatgGTGAAGGGGCTGCCCCAGAGGCCGGTCCTGACCCGGAACTACAGGGCGCCCCTCAGCGCCAAGGTCTTCTCCTCCTGGGACTTCTGCATCCGCGTGTGGGAGGCCGCCGCCATCAAGAAGCATGAGATCAGCAACGAGTTCAAG gtggagctggaggagggccacagcttcctgctggcgCAGCAGCAGTCGCGGGCACAGAGGGCCGTCCGCCTGCTCACCCACGTGCGCGTCAACCTCCTCTTTGGGCTCCTGGTGGTCGGGGCCATCAGCACCATCTTCTGGGCCACCAAGTACTCGCAGGACAACAAGGAG GAACCCCTGTTTGTGCTGCTCCAGTACCTGCCCCCCGGAGTAATGGCCCTGGTCaacttcctggggccacagctgtTTGTGTCCCTGGCCCAGCTGGAGAACTTCCCTCCCAACACAGAGGTCAACCTCACCCTCATCTG gtGCGTGGTGCTGAAGCTGGCCAGCCTGGGCATGTTCTCCTTCTCCCTGGGTCAGACCGTGCTGTGCGTCGGCGGAAACCGGACCGGCTGCGCGGCTCGCGGCTACAACGCCTGCGACTACCAG tgCTGGGAGAACTCGGTGGGCGAGGAGCTGTACAAGCTGCTGCTCTTCAACTTCCTGCTCACTGCGGCCTTCGCCTTCCTGGTCAGCCTGCCCCGCAG GCTGCTGGTGGAGCGCCTCTCCGGCCGCttctgggcctggctgggccGGGAGGAGTTCCTGGTGCCCAAGAACGTGCTGGACATCGTGGCCGGGCAGACGGTCACCTGGATGGGCCTCTTCTACTGCCCGCTGCTGCCTCTGCTCAACAGCGTCTTCATCTTCCTCACCTTCTACATCAAGAAg taCACGCTGCTGAGGAACTCCAGGGCCCCGCGACGGCTGTTCCGCGCCTCCAGCACCACCTTCTTCTTCCAGCTGGTGCTGCTCCTGGGCCTGCTGCTGGCCGCCGCGCCGCTGGGCTACGTGGTCAGCAGGTGGGCGGGGCTACGTGGtcagcag CGTCCACTCCTCCTGGGACTGCGGCCTCTTCACCAACTACTCGGCCCCCTGGCAGGTGGTCCCCGAGCTGGTGGCCCTGCGGCTGCCGCCCCTCGGCCAGCGCGCCCTCGGCTACCTCAGCTCCCACGCCTTCGGCTTCCCCCTCCTTATCCTGCTCAG CATCGCCCTCACCGTGTGCGTGTCCCAGGCCCGGGCCAACGCGAGGGCCATCCACACGCTCCGGAAGCAGCTGGTGCGG gtgcaggagaaaTGGCACCTGGTGGAGGACCTGTCGCGACTGCTGCCGGAGCCAAGCCCGAACGAGGCTCCGGGCCCCGAGTCCCCTCTCTCCAGAGCTTCGCGCCCACGGTCCTTCCGCCCAGGATTTCCGTGCCCAGGCTCCCCCGGTCCCAGCCCCCCTGGACCTGA
- the TMC8 gene encoding transmembrane channel-like protein 8 isoform X3, translated as MSWSGPGPGPEPAAEALWEQELARLCASRVPLRALPYAMVDKRLIRRLREPQGVKTSRWRQWQRRRRRAARRLGEAARRLSRGFGLWEGALYEIGGLFGTGVQAYFTFLRFLLLLNLLTLLVTASFVLLPLAWLHPPDPGPALNLTLQCPSGHQHHTGLPRFHNQFWNVLSGRAFNNTYLFYGAYRAGPERHSAYSIRLAYLLSPLACLLLCFCGTLQRMVKGLPQRPVLTRNYRAPLSAKVFSSWDFCIRVWEAAAIKKHEISNEFKVELEEGHSFLLAQQQSRAQRAVRLLTHVRVNLLFGLLVVGAISTIFWATKYSQDNKEEPLFVLLQYLPPGVMALVNFLGPQLFVSLAQLENFPPNTEVNLTLIWCVVLKLASLGMFSFSLGQTVLCVGGNRTGCAARGYNACDYQCWENSVGEELYKLLLFNFLLTAAFAFLVSLPRRLLVERLSGRFWAWLGREEFLVPKNVLDIVAGQTVTWMGLFYCPLLPLLNSVFIFLTFYIKKYTLLRNSRAPRRLFRASSTTFFFQLVLLLGLLLAAAPLGYVVSRWAGLRGQQRPLLLGLRPLHQLLGPLAGGPRAGGPAAAAPRPARPRLPQLPRLRLPPPYPAQHRPHRVRVPGPGQREGHPHAPEAAGAAGAGEMAPGGGPVATAAGAKPERGSGPRVPSLQSFAPTVLPPRISVPRLPRSQPPWT; from the exons ATGTCGTggtcggggccggggccggggccggagcCCGCGGCCGAGGCGctgtgggagcaggagctggcCCGGCTCTGCGCCTCCCGCGTGCCCCTGCGGGCGCTGCCCTACGCCATGGTGGACAAGCGGCTGATCCG GCGGCTGCGGGAGCCCCAAGGCGTGAAGACCTCGAGGTGGCGGCAGTGGCAGCGCCGGCGGCGGAGGGCTGCGCGGCGCCTGGGGGAGGCGGCCCGGCGGCTGTCCCGCGGCTTCGGGCTCTGGGAGGGGGCGCTCTACGAGATCGGGG GGCTCTTTGGCACCGGTGTCCAGGCCTACTTCACCTTCCTCCGCTTCCTGCTCCTACTCAACCTGCTGACCCTGCTGGTGACCGCCAGCTTTGTGCTGctgcccctggcctggctccacccccctgacccaggccctgccctgaacCTGA ccCTGCAGTGCCCCAGCGGCCACCAGCACCACACCGGCCTTCCGAGGTTCCACAATCAGTTTTGGAACGTGTTGAGTGGCAGG GCCTTCAACAACACCTATCTCTTCTACGGTGCGTACCGGGCCGGCCCCGAGCGGCACTCGGCCTACAGCATCCGCCTGGCCTACCTGCTCAGCCCGCTGGCCTGCCTGCTCCTGTGCTTCTGCGGGACTCTGCAGCG gatgGTGAAGGGGCTGCCCCAGAGGCCGGTCCTGACCCGGAACTACAGGGCGCCCCTCAGCGCCAAGGTCTTCTCCTCCTGGGACTTCTGCATCCGCGTGTGGGAGGCCGCCGCCATCAAGAAGCATGAGATCAGCAACGAGTTCAAG gtggagctggaggagggccacagcttcctgctggcgCAGCAGCAGTCGCGGGCACAGAGGGCCGTCCGCCTGCTCACCCACGTGCGCGTCAACCTCCTCTTTGGGCTCCTGGTGGTCGGGGCCATCAGCACCATCTTCTGGGCCACCAAGTACTCGCAGGACAACAAGGAG GAACCCCTGTTTGTGCTGCTCCAGTACCTGCCCCCCGGAGTAATGGCCCTGGTCaacttcctggggccacagctgtTTGTGTCCCTGGCCCAGCTGGAGAACTTCCCTCCCAACACAGAGGTCAACCTCACCCTCATCTG gtGCGTGGTGCTGAAGCTGGCCAGCCTGGGCATGTTCTCCTTCTCCCTGGGTCAGACCGTGCTGTGCGTCGGCGGAAACCGGACCGGCTGCGCGGCTCGCGGCTACAACGCCTGCGACTACCAG tgCTGGGAGAACTCGGTGGGCGAGGAGCTGTACAAGCTGCTGCTCTTCAACTTCCTGCTCACTGCGGCCTTCGCCTTCCTGGTCAGCCTGCCCCGCAG GCTGCTGGTGGAGCGCCTCTCCGGCCGCttctgggcctggctgggccGGGAGGAGTTCCTGGTGCCCAAGAACGTGCTGGACATCGTGGCCGGGCAGACGGTCACCTGGATGGGCCTCTTCTACTGCCCGCTGCTGCCTCTGCTCAACAGCGTCTTCATCTTCCTCACCTTCTACATCAAGAAg taCACGCTGCTGAGGAACTCCAGGGCCCCGCGACGGCTGTTCCGCGCCTCCAGCACCACCTTCTTCTTCCAGCTGGTGCTGCTCCTGGGCCTGCTGCTGGCCGCCGCGCCGCTGGGCTACGTGGTCAGCAGGTGGGCGGGGCTACGTGGtcagcag CGTCCACTCCTCCTGGGACTGCGGCCTCTTCACCAACTACTCGGCCCCCTGGCAGGTGGTCCCCGAGCTGGTGGCCCTGCGGCTGCCGCCCCTCGGCCAGCGCGCCCTCGGCTACCTCAGCTCCCACGCCTTCGGCTTCCCCCTCCTTATCCTGCTCAG CATCGCCCTCACCGTGTGCGTGTCCCAGGCCCGGGCCAACGCGAGGGCCATCCACACGCTCCGGAAGCAGCTGGTGCGG caggtgcaggagaaaTGGCACCTGGTGGAGGACCTGTCGCGACTGCTGCCGGAGCCAAGCCCGAACGAGGCTCCGGGCCCCGAGTCCCCTCTCTCCAGAGCTTCGCGCCCACGGTCCTTCCGCCCAGGATTTCCGTGCCCAGGCTCCCCCGGTCCCAGCCCCCCTGGACCTGA
- the TMC8 gene encoding transmembrane channel-like protein 8 isoform X1 → MSWSGPGPGPEPAAEALWEQELARLCASRVPLRALPYAMVDKRLIRRLREPQGVKTSRWRQWQRRRRRAARRLGEAARRLSRGFGLWEGALYEIGGLFGTGVQAYFTFLRFLLLLNLLTLLVTASFVLLPLAWLHPPDPGPALNLTLQCPSGHQHHTGLPRFHNQFWNVLSGRAFNNTYLFYGAYRAGPERHSAYSIRLAYLLSPLACLLLCFCGTLQRMVKGLPQRPVLTRNYRAPLSAKVFSSWDFCIRVWEAAAIKKHEISNEFKVELEEGHSFLLAQQQSRAQRAVRLLTHVRVNLLFGLLVVGAISTIFWATKYSQDNKEEPLFVLLQYLPPGVMALVNFLGPQLFVSLAQLENFPPNTEVNLTLIWCVVLKLASLGMFSFSLGQTVLCVGGNRTGCAARGYNACDYQCWENSVGEELYKLLLFNFLLTAAFAFLVSLPRRLLVERLSGRFWAWLGREEFLVPKNVLDIVAGQTVTWMGLFYCPLLPLLNSVFIFLTFYIKKYTLLRNSRAPRRLFRASSTTFFFQLVLLLGLLLAAAPLGYVVSSVHSSWDCGLFTNYSAPWQVVPELVALRLPPLGQRALGYLSSHAFGFPLLILLSIALTVCVSQARANARAIHTLRKQLVRQVQEKWHLVEDLSRLLPEPSPNEAPGPESPLSRASRPRSFRPGFPCPGSPGPSPPGPEPVHRFRFPSSRELWH, encoded by the exons ATGTCGTggtcggggccggggccggggccggagcCCGCGGCCGAGGCGctgtgggagcaggagctggcCCGGCTCTGCGCCTCCCGCGTGCCCCTGCGGGCGCTGCCCTACGCCATGGTGGACAAGCGGCTGATCCG GCGGCTGCGGGAGCCCCAAGGCGTGAAGACCTCGAGGTGGCGGCAGTGGCAGCGCCGGCGGCGGAGGGCTGCGCGGCGCCTGGGGGAGGCGGCCCGGCGGCTGTCCCGCGGCTTCGGGCTCTGGGAGGGGGCGCTCTACGAGATCGGGG GGCTCTTTGGCACCGGTGTCCAGGCCTACTTCACCTTCCTCCGCTTCCTGCTCCTACTCAACCTGCTGACCCTGCTGGTGACCGCCAGCTTTGTGCTGctgcccctggcctggctccacccccctgacccaggccctgccctgaacCTGA ccCTGCAGTGCCCCAGCGGCCACCAGCACCACACCGGCCTTCCGAGGTTCCACAATCAGTTTTGGAACGTGTTGAGTGGCAGG GCCTTCAACAACACCTATCTCTTCTACGGTGCGTACCGGGCCGGCCCCGAGCGGCACTCGGCCTACAGCATCCGCCTGGCCTACCTGCTCAGCCCGCTGGCCTGCCTGCTCCTGTGCTTCTGCGGGACTCTGCAGCG gatgGTGAAGGGGCTGCCCCAGAGGCCGGTCCTGACCCGGAACTACAGGGCGCCCCTCAGCGCCAAGGTCTTCTCCTCCTGGGACTTCTGCATCCGCGTGTGGGAGGCCGCCGCCATCAAGAAGCATGAGATCAGCAACGAGTTCAAG gtggagctggaggagggccacagcttcctgctggcgCAGCAGCAGTCGCGGGCACAGAGGGCCGTCCGCCTGCTCACCCACGTGCGCGTCAACCTCCTCTTTGGGCTCCTGGTGGTCGGGGCCATCAGCACCATCTTCTGGGCCACCAAGTACTCGCAGGACAACAAGGAG GAACCCCTGTTTGTGCTGCTCCAGTACCTGCCCCCCGGAGTAATGGCCCTGGTCaacttcctggggccacagctgtTTGTGTCCCTGGCCCAGCTGGAGAACTTCCCTCCCAACACAGAGGTCAACCTCACCCTCATCTG gtGCGTGGTGCTGAAGCTGGCCAGCCTGGGCATGTTCTCCTTCTCCCTGGGTCAGACCGTGCTGTGCGTCGGCGGAAACCGGACCGGCTGCGCGGCTCGCGGCTACAACGCCTGCGACTACCAG tgCTGGGAGAACTCGGTGGGCGAGGAGCTGTACAAGCTGCTGCTCTTCAACTTCCTGCTCACTGCGGCCTTCGCCTTCCTGGTCAGCCTGCCCCGCAG GCTGCTGGTGGAGCGCCTCTCCGGCCGCttctgggcctggctgggccGGGAGGAGTTCCTGGTGCCCAAGAACGTGCTGGACATCGTGGCCGGGCAGACGGTCACCTGGATGGGCCTCTTCTACTGCCCGCTGCTGCCTCTGCTCAACAGCGTCTTCATCTTCCTCACCTTCTACATCAAGAAg taCACGCTGCTGAGGAACTCCAGGGCCCCGCGACGGCTGTTCCGCGCCTCCAGCACCACCTTCTTCTTCCAGCTGGTGCTGCTCCTGGGCCTGCTGCTGGCCGCCGCGCCGCTGGGCTACGTGGTCAGCAG CGTCCACTCCTCCTGGGACTGCGGCCTCTTCACCAACTACTCGGCCCCCTGGCAGGTGGTCCCCGAGCTGGTGGCCCTGCGGCTGCCGCCCCTCGGCCAGCGCGCCCTCGGCTACCTCAGCTCCCACGCCTTCGGCTTCCCCCTCCTTATCCTGCTCAG CATCGCCCTCACCGTGTGCGTGTCCCAGGCCCGGGCCAACGCGAGGGCCATCCACACGCTCCGGAAGCAGCTGGTGCGG caggtgcaggagaaaTGGCACCTGGTGGAGGACCTGTCGCGACTGCTGCCGGAGCCAAGCCCGAACGAGGCTCCGGGCCCCGAGTCCCCTCTCTCCAGAGCTTCGCGCCCACGGTCCTTCCGCCCAGGATTTCCGTGCCCAGGCTCCCCCGGTCCCAGCCCCCCTGGACCTGAGCCGGTCCATAGATTCCGCTtccccagcagcagggagctgtggcactga